The genomic window ATCCGCGTTGAGCTGTCCCGGGGCGCGTTTGAGCAATTCTTCCTCAGAAGATTTCTCGATATCGGCCGGCAGCAATACGCTGCCGAATCCAGTCGTGATTTTAAGCACGCAACCGCGGGCGTTGGTCTTGAGTTTTTCGTCCTGGTAACTGGATAGTGCGGGGTGCAGCACCTCGAAGCGCACACCGTCCCACTCCCAGGATTGCCCTGCATAACATGCCATCGATTGCCGCGCATGAGTTCGAATCGGATGATCCTCAGGCACTGAAGAATCAAGCCAGTTCACCGGCACGGCGTCCAGCACTGAAATCGCTCCTCCGCTGTGGTCGAAATCAGCATGGCTCACGATGACGCCGTCAAGATTTTTGATTCCCGCAGCGCGCAAATAAGGCATGATGATGCGGTTGCCGCTGTCGCTGTCGGCGCTGAAACCCGGGCCGGTGTCGTAGAGCAGCGCATGATTTCGAGTCTTTGCCACCACCGCGAGTCCCTGCCCCACATCCAGCACGGTGAGCCTTAACGCGCCATCCTCGAGTGCGGGTGGCGCCACCAGGAACAGCGGCAGCAATCCCGTCCATCCCAGCCAGCGCGAAGGAAAGCCGCGCGGCATCAGCAGCCACACGACGCCCGCAACTGCCGGCAGGAGGGTCCATGCCGGCGGCGCATGCTGCTGCCATACCGCATCCGGCAGCGCGCTCATCCACTCCAGCATGATCATCAGCCATTGCATGATCTGATGCGCAGCGAATAACAGAAAATCCAGCGGCGGCACCGCCCCCAGTAATGTCAGTGGAACGATTATGAAGCTGACCAAGGGTATGGCAACCGCATTGGCCAGCGGCGAGATTAAAGATACTTGCTGAAACAAAATCAGCAATAGCGGCATCAATCCCAGAGTCACCGCCCATTGCATCCTGCCCCAAGCACGCAACCAGTTCGCCCGCCCCAAACGCCCCGTTGTGACGAAAAAAATTAAAGCGACCGCGCCGAACGAGAGCCAAAAGCCCGGCTCAAGCACCGCCCACGGATCGAGCAACACCACCGCGAATAATGCGAGGCATAATACCGTAGAAGCCGAGCTCGTTTTACCCAACCACAACGCGGCCGCAACTATCGTGAGCATGTAGACGGTACGCTGCGCAGGAACCGCGAATCCCGCCAGCAGTGCATACAAAAATGCGGTAATCACTCCTGCCAGCGCCGCCGCCTTGCGGGCGGGCAAAAACAGCGTAAGGCGCCGACTCGTTCTCCACA from Burkholderiales bacterium includes these protein-coding regions:
- a CDS encoding DNA internalization-related competence protein ComEC/Rec2, producing MYLGLNLILFVAGVWLLQQQPELPDFSWSWVLWGLLLIAVGLGFRKQRASRYPRAVLFGLFFLGAGFFWAAWLAQARLADSLAAEWEGKDILLSGVVASLPQMNERGERFELDVEDVKTAQADVPEHISLTWYQDRTDPEKSPPQVHAGERWQLTVRLKRPHGNANPHGFDYEAWLLERNIRATGYVRESSANTRLAGMVMQPAYLIERAREIVRERLRSVLPDYPYSGVLAALAVGDQQSITQPQWRVFARTGVNHLMSISGLHVTMVAGLVLALVYALWRTSRRLTLFLPARKAAALAGVITAFLYALLAGFAVPAQRTVYMLTIVAAALWLGKTSSASTVLCLALFAVVLLDPWAVLEPGFWLSFGAVALIFFVTTGRLGRANWLRAWGRMQWAVTLGLMPLLLILFQQVSLISPLANAVAIPLVSFIIVPLTLLGAVPPLDFLLFAAHQIMQWLMIMLEWMSALPDAVWQQHAPPAWTLLPAVAGVVWLLMPRGFPSRWLGWTGLLPLFLVAPPALEDGALRLTVLDVGQGLAVVAKTRNHALLYDTGPGFSADSDSGNRIIMPYLRAAGIKNLDGVIVSHADFDHSGGAISVLDAVPVNWLDSSVPEDHPIRTHARQSMACYAGQSWEWDGVRFEVLHPALSSYQDEKLKTNARGCVLKITTGFGSVLLPADIEKSSEEELLKRAPGQLNADVLVAPHHGSKTSSTEVFLDQVQPKTVVFTVGYRNPFGHPKPEVVERYEMRGTKIYRSDFDGAVTVDFDARGVSAQPYRAEHRRYWQSLPIGEAGKETAALL